In Rhodopirellula bahusiensis, the genomic stretch ACGCGGATGCGTTTGCGGGGCGGAACCCAACAAAAATTGCGTTCCCGCCGCATCTGATCAGTGTCGCAAACGACAGTCAGAGGATAGACTTCCCGGCATGAACAGAATGAGAAATCAACGCCCACCGCGTACAGGACGCGGATCACGACCCGCTCGCTTCGAAGAGCCTGTCGACACAATCGCTCTACTTGAATCCGTCGGACCGGTAGAAACGCCGCCAGACATGGATTCCTTCGATGAATTGGATCTGTCGCCGGTTATGCGCCAAGCGGTGAAGGACGCGGGATTCACAACGCCCTCGCCGATCCAAGCCGCTTTGATCCCGCATGCCTTGGATGGCAGAGACGTGATCGGGCAGGCCCGAACGGGTACCGGCAAAACTGCCGCGTTCGGGATTCCGATCCTCGAGCAGCTGGATTCCTTGGAAGATTGCCGCGACCCGCAAGCGATTGTGATCGTCCCGACTCGTGAGTTGGCCGATCAAGTTGCCGCGGAAGCCGAAAAGCTCGCTCGTGGCGTCCCGACCGAGATTGCAGTGCTGTCGGGTGGCAAAAACATGAACCGCCAGCTTCGTCAGCTGGAAAATGGAACACAACTTGTTGTGGGGACCCCCGGTCGAGTGCACGACCACCTTCAACGAGGCACTTTGCGCACTGACAAAGTGTGGTGCGTGGTGCTGGACGAAGCCGACCGCATGCTCGACATCGGATTCCGGCCGCAGATCGAACGGATCATGCGGAAATGCCCTCGAAATCGCCAAACCTTGCTGCTTTCGGCCACTTTGCCGCCGGTTGTTCGCCGTTTGGCGGAGAGCTACATGCACGAACCAGTCGTGATCGATTGCTGCCGTGATGAAATGGCTGTCGACACGATCGAACAGCGCTACTTCACCATTGCCCAGGACGACAAAGTTCGATTGCTGGAGTCGCTGCTGAAACGCGAAAAACCTGAACAGGCGATCATCTTCTGTCGCACCAAGCGTGGAACCGATCGCCTGCACAGAAAGCTGGCACATGAATACGGAAGCGCCTGCGGTGCCATTCACGGTGACTTGCAGCAGCGCGAGCGTGACCGCGTGCTTCAGAAACTTCGCGACGGCAACTTGAAGTTTCTGGTTGCAACGGACGTTGTCGGCCGCGGAATTGACATCAGTACGATCTCACACATCGTCAACTTTGATGTCCCCCAAGATTGCGACGACTACGTTCACCGAGTCGGCCGAACCGGTCGAATGGGCCGAGATGGTGTCGCCTATACCTTTGTCGTGCCTGGTGAAGGCGACATCCTGACCAGCATTGAACAACGGATCAACAAATTGCTGATCCGGGATCAAATGGATGGTTTTGAATCGCCCGCTGAGAAAGCAGCAGCGGTTGCCGCGGCGGCGCCCGAGCCAGAGAAAGAGGTACGGCGCACCCTCAACCCTATGACACGAAAACGCCGTCGCCGGCGCTGATTTCTACCAGGGAACTTTTTCGCAGGCCCAACGTCCAAGTTGACGCAAGAATGTGTCGATTGTGACGGCTGTGAGTTGCGAGACCTCTGACCCACCGTTCCCGCCCCCTCTTGTGGGCGTACCTCTCGGGTCGATTTCGTCATCAGAACCGGTGCAATTGGCACATTTGTCCAACGAGTGAACGCTGCGGTAAGTAGCGATGACGCAAAAATTTGCGACGTTATTTACCCCAACTATACTCATCGGACTGATCGCGCGAGCTGCGCCCCAATTGCCCGACATCGACGTCGGAGCGATCCCCAGCAACGCCGTGTGATCAGCCTTGTCATCCACGACTGATCTTTGATTGGCCGCAATTCCGCGGTCCGTTGAAGTTCCGAGATTCACAACAAGTTCGGCGGATTGGGTTGGAAATTGGCTGTTTCGGAAGCCAATGAAGGCCCAATCTCTGGTCTGCCTAGAAGGTTCGGTCTATGACCTCGCGTCAGCGAAACACAGTGTCTCCGTCCACGGAAAATGCCTCTTCCCGCGATCGTGCGCCATCGGCGCCGGTTCGTCGTCGGTCCAAGACGTCCAAACGCGGGGGCGAGAGTCGCCAACAGCGTCGACGTCATTTGGTCGAAACGCTCGAAGCTCGCCAATTACTGGCCGGGCCGCAACTCATTGGGGTGCAACCCAACGAGGGCGATTTGATCGACGACGGTGCGGTCCGCCAAACGGCACCGCGCGTGTTGACGTTCCGTTTCGACGAAAATCAACAGATCGACCCGACGACGTTGGGCGGTGTTGAAATCAGTCGTGCCGGTGGCGACAGCGACTTCAATGAGAAGATCGTGATCGAGCCGGGTTCGATTTCATTGGGCGATCCCAATCAAAATGAAATCATCGTCCGGTTTGCCGAAAACCTGCCGGATGACGACTACCAAATCAAACTGTTCGGTTACGACAATCCCGATGAAGACATCGTCGGAATTCGAAACCTGAATGGCGAACTGTTCGTTCCCGATGAAGCGGGCGAACGCGTCCAAACAATCGACTTCGATTTGGACCTGGGTGCATTGATCGAATCGGTCGTGCCGCAACCGGTTGTTCGCAACGCGGACGGAAGCCTGACGCAGAACCGCAATGAAATCGTTGTCTACTTCAACGAAGATCCGTTGTTCGTTGAGAACGATGCCAGCGGAAACCCCACCACGCGATCGGCCGAAAACCCTCGCTTCTACCAACTGCTGCTGACCCAAGACTCGGTCCGAACCACCGACGATGTGGTGTATCAACCCGCCAAGGTTGTGTACGACGAAGCGACCTTCACCGCACGCTTGTTCTTCGACACCGAAGACATCAACGACCTGCAGTTCGAGCAAGCCGTTCTCACCGCCCAAGATGCATCGCAACTGGCCCAGCTTGAGGCAGCCTTGGTCGCTGGCACGCCTACCGTGGCCGAAGCCGAAGCCAACCTAGCTGCCTTCAAAGAAACCTTCGCAGTTCCCGTTGGCGGAGGCACGTTCCGTCTGCGGATCGGAAACGCCATCAGCAGCTCGGCTGAATTGCAACTGCAACCAGCTGAAGTGATCCCTCGTCCGTTCACCAGCGTTGGTCTGGACAATAGCGGCAGCGAGTTTTTGATCCGATCGTTGTTGCTTGGCGAAGACCAACCAGAACGATCCGTTGCCTTCGTGAACTCGGCCGCGGGTGGATTGGCGGTCAGCTTGGATGCCAATGGACGCGTCGTCGTCGACTTTGGTGGATCCACACCAACGGTCAATGATTTGCGAGTCGCTGTTGCTAGCACGCCATCGGTCGCCGGATTGGTTGAAGTCGATTCAAACAGCTTCGGTTCGCTCGCACTGCCATTGAGCCTGACCAACAAGAGTGACTTCAACTTGGTTGGTTTGGGCGGCACGCTGACAACCTCGTACAACCTTGGCGAACTCGGTTCGACGGGTGAACTGTCGAGCGTTTTGATTCGCGAATCCATCTCGCCGATGCCGTTTGACTTGGATCTTCCCGGTGGGAACGACGATCCCGGACACCGTCAGGTCGACACCGCCTTCCAAGGCCACCTCAACCCATTGTTCGGTGCCGATTCGGTCGATGGCATCACCGAGATTGCCTACAACTTTGAATCCATTGTCGCTTCAACCGGCGGCACAACCTTCAGCAACCAGATCACCGATCGTCAGAAAGATCGCGTTCGTGAAGTGCTCGACCTCTGGTCGGCCAAGATCGGCGTGCAGTTCCGAGAAACGGTTTCCGAAGGCATCACGTTCGCCGTTGGTGACAACGCACGTCTGGCAAGCTCCGTCAGCTTCAACGTCATCAACGCCAACGTTCGCGTGGACGAAACCTTCGCGGATCCCGCGATTGTCTTCAGCAACCAGATCACTTTCGGAACAGCCTACGGCGAAGACTTCACTCGCAAAGCAGCCGCCGGCGTCGGATTGTTGCTCGGTTTGGAATTCGCTCCTGAATTGCCACCCGAAACATTGCTCAGCGGATCGTTCGCGTTCCTCAACGACACGATCAACCCGGATACCGAAGCGGCTCTGAACAACCTGGAACCCGTCTTCCCAGGTAACGCGGACGTGCTGCACGGTCAGTATCTCTATCGACCCGACAGTGTCGACATCGACATGTATCGGTTCGAGGTCAACCTGAACGACGCAGATCGACTCGGAACGTTGACCGTCGAAACTTTCGCGGAACGTTTGGCTCAATCCAGCCTTCTCGATACGACGTTGACCCTGTTCCAAGAAGTCGCTGCATCAGCGACCTCGGACTTCGACCTCGGCCCTTCGCTCACTGTCGAGTTCATGGCCGTCGCAGCAGGTGCCGAAGGCAACCAAACTCGAATCGAATTCGTTCAAAGCGATCGTGCTGCCAACGACGACGAAGTTCGCGTGCTGCGTCAAACCGGTGACGATGGACAATTGCTCGACAACGTCATCCTGTTGGACGTTCCACGTCGCAGCAGCGTGGGTGCCGTTCCGGTGTCCGCGTTGATCAATGCGATCAACGACGATCCGTTTGCTTCGTCACTGGTCCAAGCTCGCTTGATCGAAGGCGATGCAACGACCGACATTTCACGTCCGAACGAAGTGCTCGACTTCTCGGCCATCAGCCTCTCCGGCGGTGGCTTGGAACAACTCAGCCGCAACGACGATTACTTCAGCGAAGATTCCTACCTCACCGCGTCACTGGGTGCTGGCACTTACTACATCGGCGTCGCCGCAAGCGGCAACGATGAATACAACCCATTGATCCCTGAAAGTGGTTTCGGTGGTCGCACGCAGGGCGAATACGAACTGCTTGTCAAATTTGATCCTAACGTCGACGAAGTGAACGTGCTTCGCGACATGGACTTGGATGGCAACAACGTTGGCGATCGCATCGGTGTGCCTGGCACACCGTTGGATGGTGACGGCGATGGAGCTCCGGGCGGCTTGTACCAATTCTGGTTCCAAACCCGTCCAGAAGAACGGATCCTGGAATTTGAACTGACCGGCAACTCGATCACTCCCAATCAAACGATCGAAGTCATCAGCGGAACCGGTGTTCGCCGCGTTTACGAATTCGTACCGATCGGTCAAAGCTCGACCGTTCCAGGCAGCGTCACAGTTCAGTACAACGCCACCGTTGGTGCGGGTTCGCCCGCAGCAGGTTTGGCGAACGAATTGGCTACCACAATCAACCTGTTGACCGGCATCACGGGCGTCTCGGCGGAATTGATTGGCTCGGGTGAGTTGGTTCAACTGTCCGGCGAGCGATCCGTCGACACCTCGACTGACTTCCGGGGCATGACGATCCATGGCCGAACGATCTTCGTCGATAAAATGGGCGCCGCCCAAGCCGACGGCAGCATTGATTCGCCGATCAACAACATCGCCAGTGACGACGTGCTCAGCGCGTTCTCAGTCGCTCGTTTTGGTGACCAAGTTCGCATCGTTGGCAACGGTGGAATCGATGGAGACATCGAAACGGAAGACGACAACTTCAGCTATCAATTCGGTGTCACTGAAACCGGTGGCCGCGTCCTGGAAGACGGACGCAACATGGAAATCCCGCGAGGCGTGACCACGGTCATTGATGCGGGTGCCGCATTGAAATTCCGTAGTGCTCGCATCGGGGTCGGTAGTAGCAGCTTGCAAATCGACCGCAGCGGTTCATTGCTGCAAGTCTTGGGTACTCCACGACTGGTTGAATTGTCGACGGACAACGACGTCAACGACCCGACATTTGATCCGATCACAACTCTGTTGACAGATCCATCGGATGCGACCGCCGCCTACGAAAACGGCAGCGTGATCCTGACGAGCATGCGAGACCGTGACGTCGATGTCTCGGCGGCTGGAATCTCGCCGACAGCCGGACCTGGCGACTGGGGCGGAATTGTCTTCCGCAGTGACTTCGACTCGGTTCAAGGCCGAAGTTCGTTGGAAGACGAAGGCATCTTCATTGACCGCGTCAATCACGCTGAAATTCGCTTCGGCGGTGGTAGCAACTTGCTGATCGATTCGGTTCAACAGTTGGTCAACCCGATCACGATGATCGGTCGCCGACCCACGATCTCGTTCAACGACATCACACGCAGTGCCGATGCGGCGATCAGCGCTTCGCCGGACACGTTCGAGGAAACCACTTTCCAAGGTCCGAAGTTCCAAGTGGCCGGACGCTTCATCGCGGATTACGACCGCGTGGGTCCAGACATCTACTCGAACCAACTGCTTGATAACAGTATCAATGGCTTGTTCATTCGAGTTCAAACCACTGCCAATCAACCGCCTCGCGAATTGACCGTTTCCGGCCGATTCGACGACATCGATGTGGTTCACTACCTGGCAGAAAACCTTTCCATCGTGGGCACTCCCGGTGGCAGTATCCAAGACGGCATTCGTCCCGACCTGACCAGTTCCGCGGGCAACGTCAATCTGGGCGGGAACCTGGATCAAGGGACTTACGACTACAAGATGACGTTCGTCGACGTCTTCGGATTCGAATCCGCTGCGAGCGACCCAAGCGGCGATTTCGTCGTCCCATCGACTTTGAGCGGTTCGTCGATTGAACTTCGTAACTTGCCAGCGATCGGCGGAGTCAGCAACTTTGTCGCACGTCGTTTGTATCGCAGCATTCCGGGCACGAATGACTACGTCTTCGTCGCTCAATTGGACGCGACACGCCAGACGTTTGTTGACGATGGCGAACAGACCGCAGCCAACAGCACACTGCTCGACCCAGATTTGGACGGCGTTCGCGGCCGCTTGGACGCTTCGCTGACGATCGATCCGGGGATGATCATCAAGCTCAACGGAGCACGAATCGAACTGGGGCATGGCACACAACTGCTGGCCGAAGGCACTGCCCAGCGTCCAGTGATTTTCACCAGTTTGCTTGACGATCGTTTTGGTGCGGGCGGAACGTTCGACACCAGCAACGATGCAGCGACCGGCACGGTCTTCGATCCGGATCGCGGCGACTGGTCAGGCATCTATGCCGGCCCGAACTCGCACATCAGCCTGGACTCCGCGACCATCGCCTATGCGGGTGGCGTGAGTTTGATTCCCGGTGGTGAAAGCCGCGGCTTTGTTCCGTTGCAATTGCAACAAGCCTCCGCTCGCGTTGTCAATTCACGATTCGAATTCAATGACGACGGACAAGATGGTGCCGGTGACGTTGGCCGATTCGGTCGTCCGGGCGTCACTCCATCGACCATTCACGTTCGCGGCAGCCAACCAATCATCGTTGGCAACGACTTCGTCGATAACCGCGGCAGCATCATCGACATCGACAGCAACTCGATGACCGCCGAACGCATCGTCGACCTCGGTCGTCAAACAGGTTCGGTTGAGAACTTCTCTGAGCTCGATGACAACTACGGTCCTTTGATCCGTTTGAACCGTTACGAAGTGGTCGCAAACGGCGCCGCGGCGGAACGACAACTCAGCGGTCTAGAAATCCGCGGTGGCGAACTCACCACCGAGAGCATCTGGGATGACACGGACATCGTTCACATGCTGTTTGACAGCATTGATGTCGGCAACCTGCACTCCAGCGGCGGCTTGCGTTTGTTCAGCCGTGCGGAAGAAAGCCTGGTCGTCAAATTGTCTGGTGGTGGAACCGCGTTTAGCTCCACCAGCGGCACCGGATTGACTGCCACCGGCACCGTCGGTGACATCGACGATCGCATCGGCGGAACGGTTCAAGTGATCGGTATGCCAGGTTCGCCTGTCGTCTTGACCAGCTTGGCTGACGATTCCGTAGGTGCCGGTTTGATGCCGGATGGAACTTCGTTCCTGGACACCAATGGTGACTCGTTCGCTAGCCGTCCAGAATCAAATGATTGGCGTAGCATCCTGTTCGAAGAGAACGCGAATTACACCAACATCGAATTCATTCTCGAACGTGAACTCAAATCGGAAGTCAGCCCCGGTTTGAACGGCTCCGTTGTGACCGCTCAAGCACTCGGCACGTTGGCTCCCAACGAGTTGTTCAGCGACGATCAAAACCGCCTTGGATTTGAAGTCGAAGGCTTCCTATCGCAAGCCAACGACATCGACACCTATGCGTTCACGGGAGAAGCCGGCACGCAGATCTGGGTCGACTTGGACCACACATCGTTCACCTTGGACACTGTCCTCGAGATACTTGATCCAGACGGAAACGTCATCGCTCGAAGTGACAACTCCTTCGATGAAGTCAATGGCGACGCCGATGTCGCGATTCTCGACCCAAGTGCTGAAGGACTGGCAGGCTCGCTGCAAGCCAACAGCAACTTCGATGGATTCATGGATTACGACACGGTCAATCCTCGCGATGCCGGTCTGCGGATCACTTTGCCAGGCCCAATTGGCAACTCGTCGAACTACTTCATTCGAGTTCGCAGTGCAGCGGTCAACCCAGACGACACCGAAGGTGGTTTGACTCGCGGTGGCTACCGTTTCCAGGTTCGCTTGCGTGAAGAGCAAGAATTCAGCGGCAGCATGGTTCGCTACGCCGACATTCGCTATGCCAACAACGGTATCCACGTTCGCGGTGCCATGGCGAATTCGCCGCTCTTGGGCGAAGCACAGGAAAACGAACAGTTCGGCAACACATCGAGCAACGATGTCGCTGTCTCAGGTCTGGACTCACCCGGTCAACGTGCTCAATACCTGGGCAACACCCTGGAAAGCCGCAACGGCGTGATCAGCGTCGGTGGTTCGCTGGACACCGTTGCGGACATCGACCACTACCAAATCGATGTGCTTGGATCACAAGGTGCGGTTAGCCGTGACACGTTGATCTTCGACATCGATTATGCAGATGGTTTCAATCGTCCCGATACCATGCTGTCGATCTTCTACGACCCCGATGGCGAAACCGGCGACGCTCAACCACGTTTGGTTGCAATTGGAAACGATAGCAACATCTTGGAAGATCAATCCATCGATGGCGACTCGCCGATTGATCTGCTGCAACGAGGAAGCATCGATAATGGCGACGCCTACATCGGTCCTCTCGCAATGCCAGGTGGGACTGGAACGTACTACGTGGCCGTTACCGGCGAAGGCACCACCCCGGACGTGTTGTCTGATCCGTTGGTCCGTTTGGAACCAATCGATTCGATTCTTCGAATTGTGGACGACCAAATCGCTAACAGCATTCAAACGACTGCTGACGCCCCGGTCGAACCGTTCTTCATCGACACCAGCGTCTTGCCGTTTGGCTGGTCGACAACGCTCGATCGTGCCACGGATGTCGGTCACAATTCCAAGCAAACCTTCAATGGTTCGCGAAACGTGGACTTGTTCCCCGACAGCGTTCAGTTCGAGACAGAGTTCAATGACTCGTTGTTCGCTGCAGACGACCTGGAAGCCAACCTTGGTTGGAGCCTGAATGATGATCCGAACATCGGCAACACATTCGGCACCAACACATCTCAGCAGATCCCACACACGAAGGTGTTGGGAACAACGATCAACGAAGTGGTCGACGTCTATCAATTCGTCGTACCGGTTGACGGTTCGAGAGTCATCTTGGACGTCGATGATGGCGTCATTCCGTTCGCCTACGACGCCAACCCCGGCTTCGGCGGCATCGACATTGATCCTGACATCGAAGACTTCCAAAGCGACAGCGTCGACTTGAAGCTGCAGTTGCTGGATGCGTTCGGCGTTGTGATTGCGACCAACTCATTCTCGGCGACGAACGATGGTGCAGAAGGAAGCATCGGTGATGCACTGAGCATCTTCACCGATGACCCGTACATCGAAACCTTCTTGCAGGCTGGCGTCTACTACGTTGCGGTCTCACCCGAAGCAACCGGGTACGACCCCGCGACGCAGGTCTTCTCACTCGACGTCGATGAACGTCCTCAACAGGGCACCTACGAACTGAACGTCTCAGTTGAAGATCATGTGGTCGACGGTGGTGACCCCAATAACCAATCGCTGTACTTCGACCGCTCTGAAATCCGTGGTGACCTGGACAGCGTTGCGTTTGACTTGTCCGGTTACAGCGATGCGGATCAACCGTACCTGTACTTTGATTACTTGCTCAGCGACATCGGCACCGATGAAGTTCGCGTGATCGCTCGCAGTGACCAGCAGACTGAAGTGGTGATTGCTGGTAACGCGGCTGGAATTGCGGGCACGACCGGCGATCTTCTTCAGCAAGACGCGCAAGACAATTGGTACCAGGCCCGATTGGATTTGGGACAGTTCGCAGGCGATACCAATGTGGTCATTCGCTTCGAATACGACACCGACCTTTCGGCAGGAACCGGGCCCGTCTTCGGCGGCGAAGGTTTGTACCTGGACAACTTCATTGTCGGCTTTGCCGAACGTGGTGAAATGGTGGTCGGTGCCGCATCGGGTCGTACCGGATTCACTGGACAATCGCAGACCGTCCTCGGCGAATATCAACTCGAGATCCGTCCTGGCCAGGAATACACGACGACCACGTCGGCAACGACTCAGACGCCAACGGTCTCGTTCGACACCAACGATCGATTGGCTCAGACGATGACGATCGTTGCTCCTCATCCGTCGCAATTGAACGACGGCGACACGTTCTCCATGTCGGACAATGTCCGTAGTGTGACATTCGAATTCAACAGCACTGGTTCAGTCGTCGCGGGCAATATCCCGATCGATATCAGTGGCGTGACCACTCAAATCGAAGTTGCGGAGCGGATGCGAACTGCGTTCAATCTGCCCGCCGTCCAAGCCTTGGTTCCAATCCAGGCGACGGATTCCTCCGGGGACACGGCAGGCGGCAACAACGACGTTCGCATCGCCTTGTCGGCGGCTGTGGTCGGTGACTTCTACAAAGTGGATTCGGTTGGCGATGTACCTGATGCTGCCGATCCGATCGTGCCCGCTGGCACATCATTCCGACTGCCCGCGATCTACACCGAGTACGTGGGCGACCAAAACGTTCAGCGTCGACAAGATCAAGTCTTCATTGACTCCAACAAGATTAGCGACGTCCACGCGATTGGTATCTGGAGTGAACCAGGCGAGCGTGGAGTTGACCCGCAAGACATCAAGGCTCGTTCGCAATTCGCGTTGGATCTCGGAAACTTCTTCGGCTTCAATAATAACGACTTCTTCGCCGGCGAAGTCAATCCTTACATCCAGCAGCCTCCGATCGGCAACACCACACCTGGTGCGGTCCGAAACCTGCCAACCCTGAACAACTCAGTCGTCGGTGGATTGGCTCCTTCCGTGAGCATCGTCAACAACACCATCGACAGTGCTGGTTACTCGGCTATTAAGGTCGACGGTGAAACTCGACCTTGGCAAATCGATTCGTTCTTCAGCGGCGACTTCCTTGGCGACATCGGTTTCGGTGACTTCATCTCCGATGGTCTGACGATGACCATCGATGCCGCTGGCACCCGGGTGACGTTCGAGTTCGAAGACATCGGTGGCGGCGTCAATCCGGACGGGAGTGCTACCATCGGTGGCGACGGCTACGTCGATGGTCACGTGCCGATCTACTACCGACAAACGGGCACAGCGCTCTACAACCCGCCAACTGTTCCGCAGGCTGCACGCCGGGGCTACGCGTCGACTCGACACGAAGTGATGATGTCGATCTACCAGTCCATCCAGGGCAGCATCCTGATGACCAATGACATGGTTCAATTGGTTCATCCGACGATTGGTCCGTCGATCATGTTCGGCGATGAATTGGAAGAAAACCGCTACCTCAGCGACATGTCCTTCCCAACCGCCACGGTCTTCTTGGAAGGCGTCTCGGGGATCTACTTCGACACCTCGTTCGCGAAGGGCGGCGGCAATCCATTCCTTGCCACTCCCGCTGCCGTGGCCGAAGCTCCTCAACCTTTCTCGCGAATCGTGAACAATACGATTTACGGTCAAGACGGCACCGAATCGCAGTTCTCACAAGCTGCGATCACGACCGGCGTTGATGGCGACGACACACCGAGCGGTGCTCGCGACACCAAGATTGGTCAATCGCACAACGGCCCTTACATTACCGACGCGACGATCGGCAATGGCGATCCACTGACCACAGCTCAACAAGATGTCGACTTCTATGAGGTCGAACTGAAAGTGGGCGATCGTTTGACGATCGACATCGATACGCTCGCAGCTGATATCGACATTCCCGAAGGCCCCGACTTGGTCTTGCGACTGTTTGATTCGAACGGAATTGTCGTTGCCACCAACGATTCCGGCGCCGCTCCAACTCACTTGGAGACCGCAACGGACCCGACTTTGGAAGACACCTATGTCGACCCGGGCGTCGATCCAGTCGACACTGCCGACGACACTCAGCCAAACTTGCGTGCGGTCGATCCATTCATGGATTTCACCGCGACGGTCAAAGGCACTTACTACGTTGGCGTTTCATTGCAAGGCAACGATGAATACGACCCGAACGCCTTGTCAGGACGTGCGAAGAGCACCGCGACGACGGGTGACTACACCATTGCAATCGAAGCCTATGCTGCTCGCGATTTCGTGCTGAGCATCGACGATCAAAACCTGGGTAGAAACACTGGCAACTTGGGATCGACCGGTGATGATTTGATCGGCACCTCGATCGTGATCACTCAGATTCCTGATCGCCAGGACGGATTTGTCGCTCCCGACAGCACCAACTCAATGCGATTCCTATTCACGGATTCCATCGCTGGTATCCGTATAGATGACAACGGTGAAACGGTTGTCAACGTTCCTTTGCAACCAGGTGACGGATTCCGAACTCCGGAAATCCTCTCTGCATTGCAAGATGCGATTAACGGCGCTGGGGTTGTCGACAACCCAACGTTGACCAGCCCACCGCTTCCAAACAACGAGTTCGACAATGGTCCGGACGATGATGACATCGGTTCGGTCGCTGGACCAATCACTCGAGTCGAAGCACTTGCACTCGGTGGACTAGCAGGCAGTGCCGCTGGCCTTGATCGTTTCGACTTCTCAATCCCGATGCCTTACGGCCCTGGTAGCGATTTCCAGTACGGATTCGGTCACGATCGAACCAGCGAAGTCGAAAGCTGGGGATTTGTAGGCACGACTACATCAGGGCTCGGAACGACCGAACTCTACCTGCTAATCAAGAACGCAGCCAAGATTGAGATCATTCCGCCGGAAGGTGGCACCACTCCATTGCGAATGGATCCTCAGCCCGGTGTGGAGATGGACCAATTGCTTCCTGAAACGGGTGTGATGTTGACCGGTGGTAGCAGTGCCACATTGATCAACAACGTCCTGGCAAACTTGAACCAGAGCGTCGTTGTCGAGGAAACCCAATTCCGTGGTTTCAGTCACCCGACCGATCCAGACGAACACATCAAGCCGTCAGAAGTGGTTGTCACGAACAACCTGTTCCAACACGACCAACCAGCAACGACATTGTTCCGCCAGAACATCAATGGCTTGAACAACGGTGGCGTTGGCCTGACGACTGATGGTGCCACCGGCCCCAGCAACGTCAATGGCGGAACGGATGACTTCAACATCACATTGGACAACAACGATGTCTTGTTCGCCAATGCCGATGGCGACAACTTCATCCCAGCGTTGTTCTCGCTGGCGATCGACAGTGGTGCCAGCTCCGTCGTCGAGCGTGATGCGTTTGGCGGAGTGAAAGAAAGCGTTGGTCTGGGGACCAGCAACATCCTTGCACCAACCCGCGACGGGAACGGCGTGCTGCGTGCCGACAATGATTTGGCGGCTCCTCCGACCGGTGTCGGCGGAAGCTTGTTCATCGACCGCGGTGCAAACGAACTGGCCGACTTCAATGGTCCTGTTGCTACCCTGCAGAACCCACTCGACAACGATGCAGAAGGTCGTGACAGCGATGTTTCGGAGAGCTTCCTGCAACTGACCGGTGGCAACCAACAGAAGTTCACGATTCAACTGCGTGACACAGGCGACTCGTCCAACCCATTCTCTGG encodes the following:
- a CDS encoding DEAD/DEAH box helicase; this translates as MRNQRPPRTGRGSRPARFEEPVDTIALLESVGPVETPPDMDSFDELDLSPVMRQAVKDAGFTTPSPIQAALIPHALDGRDVIGQARTGTGKTAAFGIPILEQLDSLEDCRDPQAIVIVPTRELADQVAAEAEKLARGVPTEIAVLSGGKNMNRQLRQLENGTQLVVGTPGRVHDHLQRGTLRTDKVWCVVLDEADRMLDIGFRPQIERIMRKCPRNRQTLLLSATLPPVVRRLAESYMHEPVVIDCCRDEMAVDTIEQRYFTIAQDDKVRLLESLLKREKPEQAIIFCRTKRGTDRLHRKLAHEYGSACGAIHGDLQQRERDRVLQKLRDGNLKFLVATDVVGRGIDISTISHIVNFDVPQDCDDYVHRVGRTGRMGRDGVAYTFVVPGEGDILTSIEQRINKLLIRDQMDGFESPAEKAAAVAAAAPEPEKEVRRTLNPMTRKRRRRR